In the Burkholderia cenocepacia genome, one interval contains:
- a CDS encoding 2OG-Fe(II) oxygenase, giving the protein MPRGTPVNIADLQPAVESLDIAQRVDTLDWPSVDAELDRFGCARVPGLMSASECDALASLYPRDALYRSRVVMARHGFGRGEYKYFAYPLPAVIAELRATMYPHLAPIANRWNHALGIDVRYPKDHATFLDRCHAAGQTRPTPLILQYGADDYNCLHQDLYGEHVFPLQVAILLSAPGRDFTGGEFVLTEQRPRMQSRAEVVPLTQGDAVIFAVHGRPVQGTRGIYRVNLRHGVSRIRSGHRHTVGIIFHDAQ; this is encoded by the coding sequence ATGCCCCGAGGTACGCCCGTGAACATTGCCGATCTGCAACCTGCCGTCGAATCGCTGGACATCGCGCAACGCGTCGACACCCTCGACTGGCCGAGCGTCGATGCCGAGCTCGATCGCTTCGGATGCGCGCGCGTACCGGGCCTGATGTCGGCCAGCGAGTGCGATGCACTCGCGTCGCTCTATCCGCGCGATGCGCTCTATCGTTCACGCGTCGTGATGGCGCGGCACGGCTTTGGCCGCGGCGAATACAAGTATTTCGCGTATCCGCTGCCTGCGGTCATCGCCGAGCTGCGTGCGACGATGTACCCGCATCTCGCGCCGATCGCGAATCGCTGGAACCACGCACTCGGGATCGACGTTCGTTATCCCAAAGACCATGCGACATTCCTCGATCGCTGCCATGCAGCGGGACAGACGCGACCGACGCCGCTGATCCTGCAATACGGCGCCGACGACTACAACTGCCTCCATCAGGACCTGTATGGCGAGCACGTATTTCCGCTGCAGGTCGCGATCCTGCTGTCGGCGCCGGGCCGTGATTTCACTGGTGGGGAATTCGTGCTGACGGAACAGCGTCCACGCATGCAGTCGCGTGCGGAAGTGGTGCCGCTGACACAAGGCGACGCGGTGATCTTCGCGGTACACGGCCGGCCGGTGCAGGGAACCCGAGGCATCTATCGCGTCAACCTGCGCCACGGCGTCAGCCGGATTCGAAGCGGCCACCGCCATACGGTTGGCATCATCTTCCATGACGCGCAGTAG
- a CDS encoding DHA2 family efflux MFS transporter permease subunit codes for MTDSPAQSGRTTDFLPYLVAATFFMEYLDTTVIATALPQMANSFGVGPNALSLGMTAYMLALAVFIPISGWIADRYGSRTVFASAIVVFTGASVLCGLSEGVMSFTAARLLQGVGGAMMVPVGRMIVVRSTEKAKLMRAIATITWPGIVAPVVGPPIGGFITTYASWRWIFLLNVPFGLAALVCTWLIVRNTRADEQRPLDWVGFVLAGGALTCLLIGTEAAGQQDVDFTRAGVLVGASVLFGIAAWLYARHSTHPLLDFTTLKVPTFSVTVITGSITRMAINAVPYLLPLLFQIGFGLSPFQSGLLLLASALGNLGMKAGTSWILDRYGFRRVALVDVTIVGIFTIACGWLTASTPLAITLLVVFVYGLTRSMQFTTLATLAYADIPSHQTSAASTLWSAAQQMTIGMGIAFGALSLRLAALVRGDAAGMHYVLADFRWAFIAAGVLALLTLPGYARLASDAGDRLRANMARG; via the coding sequence ATGACTGACAGCCCCGCCCAAAGTGGTCGGACGACCGACTTCTTGCCATACCTCGTCGCCGCGACATTCTTCATGGAGTACCTTGATACGACCGTGATCGCGACGGCGCTACCGCAAATGGCCAATTCGTTCGGCGTGGGGCCTAACGCGCTGAGTCTCGGGATGACGGCCTACATGTTGGCGCTGGCGGTGTTCATTCCGATCAGCGGCTGGATCGCGGATCGCTATGGCTCGCGTACGGTGTTCGCGAGTGCGATCGTCGTCTTTACCGGCGCGTCGGTGCTGTGCGGGCTGTCCGAAGGCGTGATGTCGTTCACGGCTGCCCGGCTGCTGCAGGGTGTCGGCGGGGCGATGATGGTGCCGGTCGGGCGAATGATCGTCGTGCGAAGTACCGAGAAGGCGAAGCTGATGCGCGCGATCGCGACGATTACGTGGCCGGGCATCGTCGCACCCGTCGTCGGGCCGCCGATCGGCGGCTTCATCACGACCTACGCGTCGTGGCGATGGATCTTCCTGTTGAACGTCCCGTTCGGCCTTGCCGCACTCGTTTGTACCTGGCTGATCGTCCGGAACACGCGGGCCGACGAGCAACGGCCACTCGACTGGGTTGGCTTCGTGCTGGCCGGTGGCGCATTGACCTGTTTGCTGATCGGTACCGAAGCGGCCGGCCAGCAGGATGTCGACTTCACGCGCGCGGGTGTCCTGGTGGGCGCAAGCGTCCTGTTCGGTATCGCTGCGTGGCTGTATGCGCGACACAGCACGCATCCGCTGCTCGATTTCACGACGTTGAAGGTGCCGACGTTCTCGGTGACGGTGATCACCGGTTCGATCACGCGAATGGCGATCAACGCCGTCCCGTACCTGCTGCCGCTGCTGTTCCAGATCGGCTTCGGGCTGTCGCCGTTCCAGTCAGGTCTGCTGCTGCTCGCGAGCGCGCTCGGCAACCTCGGGATGAAGGCGGGCACGTCGTGGATACTCGACCGTTACGGCTTTCGGCGTGTCGCGCTCGTCGACGTGACGATCGTCGGCATCTTCACCATCGCATGCGGCTGGTTGACCGCGTCGACGCCGCTGGCGATTACGCTGCTCGTCGTATTCGTCTACGGGCTCACGCGATCGATGCAGTTCACGACGCTCGCGACGCTGGCTTATGCGGATATCCCCTCTCACCAGACGAGCGCGGCCAGCACGCTGTGGAGCGCCGCGCAGCAAATGACGATCGGGATGGGGATCGCGTTCGGTGCATTGTCGCTGCGGCTCGCAGCATTGGTGCGCGGCGATGCGGCCGGCATGCACTACGTGCTCGCCGATTTTCGCTGGGCGTTCATCGCGGCGGGCGTGCTCGCGCTGCTGACGTTGCCGGGCTATGCACGGCTGGCTTCCGATGCCGGCGACCGGCTGCGGGCCAACATGGCGCGAGGATAG
- a CDS encoding phosphonate degradation HD-domain oxygenase: MALTVEEIHGLYREHGHVAYSGEPVTQLEHALQSGLLAEESGADEALVAAAFLHDLGHLLNRQGDTPSARGIDDLHQYYVLPFLRPLFSHAVLEPIRLHVDAKRCLCRTDAGYFESLSPDSVRSLGLQGGIFSEEEAVAFLRRPFAEDALRLRRWDDTAKEEGKLTPDLDHYMEIVARQVRAAS, encoded by the coding sequence ATGGCGCTGACGGTGGAAGAGATCCACGGGCTGTATCGCGAGCATGGACATGTGGCCTATAGCGGCGAACCGGTCACGCAGCTCGAACATGCATTGCAGAGCGGATTGCTGGCGGAGGAGTCCGGGGCGGACGAAGCGCTGGTCGCGGCGGCGTTCCTGCATGACCTCGGCCATCTGCTGAACCGCCAGGGCGACACGCCGAGCGCGCGCGGGATCGACGATCTGCATCAGTACTACGTGCTGCCGTTCCTGCGGCCGTTGTTTTCCCATGCGGTGCTGGAGCCGATCCGGCTGCATGTCGACGCGAAGCGCTGCCTGTGCCGCACGGATGCCGGCTACTTCGAGAGCCTGTCGCCGGACTCGGTGCGCAGTCTGGGGTTGCAGGGCGGCATCTTCAGCGAAGAGGAGGCGGTAGCGTTCCTGCGGCGCCCGTTCGCGGAGGACGCGCTGCGCCTGCGCCGCTGGGACGATACGGCGAAGGAGGAAGGCAAGCTGACGCCGGATCTCGATCACTATATGGAGATCGTCGCGCGCCAGGTGCGTGCGGCCTCCTGA
- the phnY gene encoding phosphonoacetaldehyde dehydrogenase, whose protein sequence is MMAHPRQDHPSFRAEALRWCGTHAMRERTLDVTDPYTGTRVGTAPLASVDDVRAAFDYAMAYRPTLTRYARSQILERAAALLRERTEEASDLITLESGLSKQDSRYEIGRVADVLKFAAVEALRDDAQSFSCDLTPHGKARRVFSQRQPLDGVIVAITPFNHPMNQVAHKIAPAIATNNRVIVKPSEKVPLSAFYLADLLYEAGLPEPMLQVLTGDPVEIADELVTHPHASLITFTGGVAIGKAIAARAGYRRIVLELGGNDPLIVLADADLDRAASLAVLGSYRNSGQRCTAVKRMLVQRSIAPAFTELLVEKTRAWKYGDPFDPANEMGTVIDETAARLFEVRVNEAVAQGARLLTGNVRRGALYAPTVLDNVDPSMTIVREETFGPVSPVIAFDTIDDAIRISNGTAFGLSSGVCTDSTAAVVRFVNELKVGTVNVWEVPGYRIELSPFGGIKDSGLGYKEGVQEAMKSFTNLKTFSLPWE, encoded by the coding sequence ATGATGGCTCATCCGCGGCAGGATCATCCGTCGTTTCGTGCCGAGGCGTTGCGCTGGTGCGGCACGCACGCGATGCGCGAACGCACGCTCGACGTCACGGACCCGTACACGGGCACGCGCGTCGGCACCGCACCGCTCGCCAGCGTCGACGACGTGCGCGCGGCGTTCGATTACGCGATGGCCTATCGGCCGACGCTCACGCGGTACGCGCGCTCGCAGATTCTCGAACGTGCGGCCGCGCTGCTGCGCGAGCGCACGGAGGAAGCGTCCGACCTGATCACGCTCGAGTCGGGGCTGTCGAAACAGGATTCGCGCTACGAGATCGGCCGCGTCGCCGACGTGCTGAAGTTCGCGGCGGTCGAGGCGCTGCGCGACGACGCGCAGAGTTTCTCGTGCGATCTGACGCCCCACGGCAAGGCGCGGCGCGTGTTCTCGCAGCGCCAGCCGCTCGACGGTGTGATCGTCGCGATCACGCCGTTCAATCATCCGATGAACCAGGTCGCGCACAAGATCGCGCCGGCGATCGCGACCAACAACCGCGTGATCGTGAAACCGTCGGAGAAGGTGCCGCTGTCGGCGTTCTATCTGGCCGACTTGCTGTATGAAGCCGGGCTGCCGGAACCGATGCTGCAGGTGCTGACCGGCGACCCTGTCGAAATCGCGGACGAACTCGTCACGCATCCGCATGCGTCGCTGATTACCTTCACGGGCGGCGTCGCGATCGGCAAGGCGATCGCCGCGCGGGCCGGCTACCGGCGCATCGTGCTGGAGCTGGGCGGCAACGATCCGCTGATCGTCCTGGCCGATGCCGATCTCGACCGCGCGGCATCGCTGGCGGTGCTCGGCTCGTACCGGAATTCGGGCCAGCGCTGTACGGCCGTCAAGCGGATGCTGGTGCAGCGCTCGATCGCGCCCGCGTTCACCGAATTGCTCGTCGAGAAGACGCGCGCATGGAAATACGGCGATCCGTTCGATCCCGCGAACGAAATGGGCACGGTGATCGACGAGACGGCGGCGCGGCTGTTCGAGGTACGGGTGAACGAGGCGGTCGCGCAGGGCGCGCGCCTGCTGACCGGCAACGTGCGGCGCGGTGCGCTGTATGCGCCGACCGTGCTCGACAACGTCGATCCGTCGATGACGATCGTGCGCGAGGAGACCTTCGGCCCCGTGTCGCCCGTCATCGCTTTCGATACGATCGACGACGCGATCCGGATCAGCAACGGCACGGCGTTCGGGCTGTCGTCGGGTGTCTGTACGGACAGTACGGCGGCGGTCGTGCGGTTCGTGAACGAGCTGAAGGTCGGTACGGTGAACGTGTGGGAAGTGCCGGGATACCGGATCGAACTGTCGCCGTTCGGCGGGATCAAGGATTCGGGGCTCGGTTACAAGGAAGGCGTCCAGGAGGCGATGAAGAGCTTCACGAACCTGAAGACGTTTTCGCTGCCTTGGGAGTGA
- the phnA gene encoding phosphonoacetate hydrolase: MNAAFALRLPGEQLAAGKGSSDLAGRSIDVNGRRYRLPVDPTVVICVDGCEYDYLECAVEAGVAPFIGRMIAEGTAWRADCVVPTFTNPNNLSIVCGVPPSVHGICGNYFWDPAADGGRGAEVMMNDPAYLRAGTLLAAASDAGARVAVVTAKDKLRRLLGWQLNGICFSAEKAAQANLAENGIVDVLDWVGLPSPDVYSAALSEFVFAAGVRLAQTRQVDLMYLSTTDYVQHKCEPGSAGANAFYAMMDGYLAQLDALGWAIGLTADHGMNAKHDPATGRPNVIYLQDAFDGWYGKQAARVILPITDPYVVHHGALGSFATIYLAPGVDQAEAMWRVGGLDGVELVLDNAEAAARFELPADRIGDLVVIGRRDMTLGTREREHDLSGLTVPLRSHGGVSEQEVPLLFNRRIERDDPARRPRNFDVFDFVLNRIAT, from the coding sequence ATGAACGCCGCGTTCGCGTTGCGGCTCCCCGGCGAGCAACTGGCCGCCGGCAAGGGTTCGTCGGATCTCGCGGGACGCTCGATCGACGTCAACGGCCGGCGCTACCGGTTGCCGGTGGACCCGACCGTCGTCATCTGTGTCGACGGCTGCGAGTATGACTATCTCGAATGCGCGGTGGAAGCCGGCGTCGCGCCGTTCATCGGCCGAATGATCGCGGAAGGCACCGCGTGGCGCGCCGATTGCGTCGTGCCGACCTTCACCAACCCGAACAACCTGTCGATCGTCTGCGGCGTGCCGCCGTCGGTCCACGGCATCTGCGGCAACTATTTCTGGGACCCGGCCGCCGACGGCGGGCGCGGCGCCGAAGTCATGATGAACGACCCGGCCTACCTGCGGGCCGGCACGTTGCTCGCGGCGGCGTCCGACGCCGGCGCGCGGGTGGCCGTCGTGACCGCGAAGGACAAGCTGCGCCGGCTGCTCGGCTGGCAATTGAACGGCATCTGCTTTTCGGCCGAGAAGGCCGCGCAGGCCAATCTCGCGGAAAACGGCATCGTCGACGTGCTCGACTGGGTCGGCCTGCCGTCGCCGGACGTGTACAGCGCGGCGTTGTCCGAATTCGTGTTCGCGGCCGGCGTCCGGCTCGCGCAGACGCGGCAGGTCGACCTGATGTACCTGTCGACCACCGACTACGTGCAGCACAAGTGCGAGCCGGGCAGTGCCGGCGCGAACGCGTTCTACGCGATGATGGACGGCTACCTCGCGCAGCTCGACGCGCTTGGCTGGGCGATCGGCCTCACGGCCGACCACGGGATGAACGCGAAGCACGATCCGGCGACGGGCCGGCCGAACGTGATCTATCTGCAGGATGCCTTCGACGGCTGGTACGGCAAGCAGGCTGCGCGCGTGATCCTGCCGATTACCGATCCGTACGTCGTGCATCACGGGGCGCTCGGTTCGTTTGCGACGATCTACCTGGCGCCGGGCGTCGACCAGGCCGAGGCGATGTGGCGCGTCGGCGGACTCGACGGCGTCGAGCTCGTGCTCGACAACGCGGAAGCCGCCGCTCGTTTCGAACTGCCGGCCGACCGGATCGGCGATCTCGTCGTGATCGGCCGCCGCGACATGACGCTCGGCACCCGCGAGCGCGAACACGATCTGTCGGGGCTCACGGTGCCGTTGCGTTCGCATGGCGGCGTATCCGAGCAGGAAGTGCCGCTGCTGTTCAATCGCCGTATCGAGCGGGACGATCCCGCACGTCGCCCGCGCAACTTCGACGTGTTCGATTTCGTGTTGAACCGGATCGCGACATGA
- the phnV gene encoding 2-aminoethylphosphonate ABC transport system, membrane component PhnV, which produces MSAEFRIGQAVPRHPPGWTDALLKHASRAALALAAFACFWLFVLPVVVVALSSVSTQWSGTILPAGYSLRWFERLGSPEYDALLTSLEIGFGVSALGTILGLWLALALEGRDRRGLGALVDALVMVPNGVPSVVLGLAVLIAYHQKPLDLSSSAAIVVLVQLALILPFCYRCAAAALRPELTVLREAAASLGAPPAMVLRRVLLPQLVPALRASLALGFALSLGELGATLTVYPPGFATVPIVVIGQVERGYYLPASALSLLMLGASLAALLLIAARVPRGKRAAS; this is translated from the coding sequence ATGTCCGCTGAATTCCGTATCGGGCAGGCCGTGCCGCGTCACCCGCCCGGCTGGACCGACGCGCTGCTCAAGCATGCGTCGCGCGCCGCGCTCGCGCTGGCCGCATTCGCGTGCTTCTGGCTGTTCGTGCTGCCGGTCGTCGTCGTCGCGCTGTCGAGCGTGTCGACGCAATGGTCGGGCACGATTCTGCCGGCCGGCTACAGCCTGCGCTGGTTCGAGCGGCTCGGCTCGCCGGAATACGACGCGCTGCTGACCAGCCTCGAAATCGGCTTCGGTGTATCGGCGCTCGGCACGATCCTCGGGCTGTGGCTGGCGCTCGCGCTCGAAGGGCGCGACCGGCGCGGCCTCGGCGCGCTCGTCGACGCGCTCGTGATGGTGCCGAACGGCGTGCCGAGCGTCGTGCTCGGGCTCGCGGTGCTGATTGCGTATCACCAGAAGCCGCTCGACCTGTCGAGCTCGGCGGCGATCGTCGTGCTGGTGCAGCTCGCGCTGATTCTGCCGTTCTGCTATCGCTGCGCGGCCGCCGCGCTGCGCCCGGAACTGACCGTGCTGCGCGAAGCCGCCGCGAGCCTTGGTGCGCCGCCCGCGATGGTGTTGCGCCGCGTGCTGCTGCCGCAGCTCGTGCCGGCGCTGCGCGCGAGCCTCGCGCTCGGCTTCGCGCTGTCGCTCGGCGAGCTCGGCGCAACGCTGACGGTGTATCCGCCCGGCTTCGCGACCGTGCCGATCGTCGTGATCGGCCAGGTGGAGCGCGGTTACTACCTGCCCGCCTCGGCGCTGTCGCTGCTGATGCTCGGCGCATCGCTCGCGGCGCTGCTGCTGATCGCCGCGCGCGTGCCGCGCGGCAAGCGGGCGGCATCATGA
- the phnU gene encoding 2-aminoethylphosphonate ABC transporter permease subunit, with protein sequence MSSLSSPEAGLPPHVLASAAAHAAAARRRRRMGHLHLAALAIVVLGPLVVYPLVRLVLLSVSGDHGLSFAAYRTFFGNPDTRNVLLTTLGVLFASAGTASVLGVLLAALLFFRPFPGASLVTRFLELYVAFPSFLVAFTLIFLYGSQGSISIALQHLFHLENPPLDFLFGIGGVILAQTVFYTPFVVRPTLASFATLDLRLIEAARSLGASGWMLARRVVLPIAWPGIAAGTVLCFLLTLNEFGILLVLGSARLVTLPVAIYSSATVDLDLPTASAGAVVMLTLSLALYAVYRRVNRRATGGNDVR encoded by the coding sequence ATGTCGTCCTTATCGAGCCCTGAAGCCGGCCTGCCGCCGCACGTGCTCGCGTCGGCCGCCGCACACGCCGCCGCCGCGCGGCGCCGCAGGCGCATGGGCCATTTGCACCTCGCCGCGCTGGCGATCGTCGTGCTGGGCCCGCTCGTCGTCTATCCGCTGGTGCGGCTCGTGCTGCTGAGCGTGTCGGGCGATCACGGGCTGAGTTTCGCCGCGTACCGCACCTTCTTCGGCAATCCCGACACGCGCAACGTGCTGCTGACGACGCTCGGCGTGCTGTTCGCGAGCGCCGGCACCGCGTCGGTGCTCGGCGTGCTGCTGGCCGCGCTGCTGTTCTTCCGGCCGTTCCCGGGCGCGTCGCTCGTTACGCGCTTCCTGGAGCTGTACGTCGCGTTTCCGTCGTTCCTCGTCGCGTTCACGCTGATCTTCCTGTACGGCTCGCAGGGCTCGATCAGCATCGCGCTGCAGCACCTGTTCCATCTCGAGAATCCGCCGCTCGACTTTCTGTTCGGCATCGGCGGCGTGATTCTCGCGCAGACCGTGTTCTACACGCCGTTCGTCGTGCGGCCGACGCTCGCGTCGTTCGCGACGCTCGACCTGCGGCTGATCGAAGCCGCGCGCAGCCTCGGCGCGTCCGGCTGGATGCTCGCGCGCCGCGTCGTGCTGCCGATCGCATGGCCGGGCATCGCCGCCGGCACCGTGCTGTGCTTTCTGCTGACGCTGAACGAGTTCGGCATCCTGCTTGTGCTCGGCAGCGCGCGGCTCGTCACGCTGCCGGTCGCGATCTACAGCAGCGCGACCGTCGATCTCGACCTGCCGACCGCGTCGGCCGGCGCGGTCGTGATGTTGACGCTGTCGCTGGCGTTGTATGCGGTTTATCGCCGGGTGAACCGGCGTGCGACGGGAGGGAACGATGTCCGCTGA
- the phnT gene encoding 2-aminoethylphosphonate ABC transport system ATP-binding subunit PhnT, whose amino-acid sequence MNPVDTTLTHPGAFGAAEPRATLRSGAPGGVQIEHLSVRYGARTVLEDLSLSIGAGEFLTVLGKSGCGKTTLLRFIAGFVKADGLTGTLTVAGRDLTHAPPHKRNLGLLFQNYALFPHLSVFENVAFGLRARGMASSEVTRRVADALKLVQLGDAGHHLPAQLSGGMQQRVALARALVIEPDVLLLDEPLSALDANLRASVRSELKALHERLPNLTIVCVTHDRDDALVLSDRALLMRDGHIAQLGTPQQLYDAPRDGYVARYLGPANLLPPHVIFPLGDPRHEVRDKVACVRPERLTVMPPAAGGLHGTVSSVEWQGADLSIAVVIDAAPDEPVRVTMQRGRGAAPERGARVSLHCEADDVVLIEP is encoded by the coding sequence ATGAACCCGGTGGACACCACCCTGACCCATCCCGGCGCATTCGGCGCCGCCGAACCGCGCGCGACGCTGCGGTCCGGCGCGCCGGGCGGCGTGCAGATCGAGCATCTGAGCGTGCGCTACGGCGCACGCACGGTGCTGGAAGATCTGTCGCTGTCGATCGGCGCCGGTGAATTTCTGACCGTGCTCGGCAAGAGCGGCTGCGGCAAGACCACGCTGCTGCGCTTCATCGCCGGGTTCGTGAAGGCCGACGGCCTGACCGGCACGCTGACCGTGGCCGGACGCGACCTGACCCATGCGCCGCCGCACAAGCGCAATCTCGGTCTGCTGTTCCAGAATTACGCGCTGTTTCCGCACCTGTCGGTGTTCGAGAACGTCGCATTCGGGCTGCGCGCACGCGGCATGGCGTCGTCGGAAGTGACGCGCCGCGTCGCCGATGCGCTCAAGCTCGTGCAGCTCGGCGACGCGGGCCACCATCTGCCGGCGCAACTGTCGGGCGGGATGCAGCAACGCGTCGCGCTGGCCCGCGCGCTCGTGATCGAGCCCGACGTGCTGCTGCTCGACGAGCCGCTGTCGGCGCTCGACGCCAACCTGCGCGCGTCGGTGCGCAGCGAACTGAAGGCGCTGCACGAGCGCCTGCCGAACCTGACCATCGTCTGCGTGACGCACGACCGCGACGATGCGCTCGTGCTGTCCGACCGCGCGCTGCTGATGCGCGACGGCCACATCGCGCAGCTCGGCACGCCGCAACAGTTGTACGACGCGCCGCGGGACGGCTACGTCGCGCGCTATCTCGGCCCGGCGAACCTGCTGCCGCCGCACGTGATCTTTCCGCTCGGCGATCCGCGCCACGAGGTGCGCGACAAGGTCGCGTGCGTACGCCCCGAGCGTCTCACCGTGATGCCGCCCGCGGCGGGCGGCCTGCACGGCACCGTGTCGTCGGTCGAATGGCAGGGCGCGGATCTGTCGATCGCGGTCGTGATCGACGCGGCGCCCGACGAGCCCGTGCGCGTCACGATGCAACGCGGCCGCGGCGCGGCTCCCGAGCGCGGTGCGCGCGTGTCCCTGCATTGCGAGGCAGACGATGTCGTCCTTATCGAGCCCTGA
- the phnS gene encoding 2-aminoethylphosphonate ABC transporter substrate-binding protein: MTLQKPSRAAAGAFRKLALAACAAGLLQGAAMPAHAANAVVLYTADGLENLYRDVLPAFEKKEGVKVNIVTAGSGEVVNRANIEKNSPKADVIVTLPPFIQQAGQMGLLQPYQSVNYKNVPAIAKAEDGTWATFVNNYFSFAINPDVVKNQPKTFADLLSPSYAGKVAYSNPATAGDGMAVLILTMSLMGEDKAFDYLAKLSQSVKFHTKGTGYLNVLLSRNEISVANGDLQMDLDDAEHGALSVKPIFLAAKAGDQPTTFQLPYGIGLIKSGPNQDAGRKLIDYLMSTEVQSKVPDMYGIPGRTDVPLAGKNGEAVKKAIAGVKLIPVDWTQVMAKKPEWIERWKKDVIGSSGKQLDVVKPK, translated from the coding sequence ATGACACTGCAGAAACCCTCGCGCGCCGCTGCCGGCGCGTTCCGCAAGCTCGCGCTGGCCGCGTGCGCCGCCGGTCTGCTGCAAGGCGCCGCGATGCCGGCGCATGCGGCGAACGCGGTCGTGCTGTACACGGCGGACGGCCTCGAGAACCTCTATCGCGATGTGCTGCCGGCTTTCGAGAAGAAGGAAGGCGTGAAGGTCAACATCGTGACGGCGGGCAGCGGCGAGGTGGTGAACCGCGCGAACATCGAGAAGAATTCCCCGAAGGCCGACGTGATCGTCACGTTGCCGCCGTTCATCCAGCAAGCCGGCCAGATGGGCCTGCTGCAGCCGTACCAGAGCGTGAACTACAAGAACGTGCCGGCCATCGCGAAAGCCGAGGACGGCACGTGGGCGACCTTCGTGAACAACTACTTCTCGTTCGCGATCAACCCGGACGTCGTGAAGAACCAGCCGAAGACGTTCGCCGACCTGCTGTCGCCCAGCTATGCCGGCAAGGTCGCGTACTCGAACCCGGCCACGGCCGGCGACGGGATGGCCGTGCTGATCCTGACGATGTCGCTGATGGGCGAGGACAAGGCGTTCGACTACCTCGCGAAGCTGTCGCAGAGCGTGAAGTTCCACACGAAGGGCACCGGCTACCTGAACGTGCTGCTGTCGCGTAACGAGATCAGCGTCGCGAACGGCGATCTGCAGATGGATCTCGACGACGCCGAACACGGCGCGCTGTCCGTCAAGCCGATCTTCCTGGCCGCGAAGGCCGGCGACCAGCCGACCACGTTTCAGCTCCCGTACGGCATCGGCCTGATCAAGAGCGGCCCGAATCAGGACGCCGGCAGGAAGCTGATCGACTACCTGATGTCGACGGAAGTGCAGTCGAAGGTGCCGGACATGTACGGCATCCCGGGCCGCACCGACGTGCCGCTGGCCGGCAAGAACGGCGAAGCAGTGAAGAAGGCGATCGCGGGCGTGAAGCTGATTCCGGTCGACTGGACCCAGGTGATGGCGAAGAAGCCGGAATGGATCGAGCGCTGGAAGAAGGACGTGATCGGCAGCTCGGGCAAGCAGCTCGACGTCGTCAAGCCGAAGTGA
- a CDS encoding 2-aminoethylphosphonate--pyruvate transaminase, translating into MPDPILLTPGPLTTSATTRHAMQHDWGSWDTAFNQLTASVCADLVAIAHGGDEYVCVPMQGSGTFSVEAALGTLVPRDGVVLVPDNGAYCARILKILGRLGIDAIALPFGEDAAVDAAAVEAAFAREPRITHVALVHLETSAGILNPLDAIAAACRRHGKRLIVDAMSSFGALPITLADSGIDALISASGKCLEGVPGMGFAIVRRDALDASEGNSPSLALDLHDQYAYLRKTGQWRFTPPTHVIAALRAALDQYLAEGGQPARGARYADNCRTLVDSMRALGFVPFLDASVQAPVIVTFHAPDHPAYDFRRFYDAVRGAGFILYPGKLTRLETFRVGCIGAIDAGDIRRAVAAIAAAVESLGIAMQPA; encoded by the coding sequence ATGCCCGACCCGATCCTGCTCACGCCCGGCCCGCTCACCACGTCCGCCACGACACGCCATGCAATGCAACATGACTGGGGGTCGTGGGACACTGCTTTCAATCAGTTGACGGCCAGCGTCTGCGCGGATCTCGTCGCCATCGCGCATGGCGGAGACGAGTACGTGTGCGTGCCGATGCAGGGCAGCGGCACGTTCTCGGTCGAAGCCGCGCTCGGCACGCTGGTGCCGCGCGACGGCGTCGTGCTGGTGCCCGACAACGGCGCGTATTGCGCGCGCATCCTGAAGATTCTCGGCCGGCTCGGCATCGACGCGATCGCGTTGCCGTTCGGCGAGGACGCGGCCGTCGACGCGGCGGCCGTCGAGGCCGCGTTCGCGCGCGAGCCGCGCATCACGCACGTCGCGCTCGTGCACCTGGAAACGAGCGCCGGAATCCTGAATCCGCTCGACGCGATCGCGGCCGCATGCCGGCGGCACGGCAAGCGGCTGATCGTCGATGCGATGAGTTCGTTCGGCGCGCTGCCGATCACGCTGGCGGACAGCGGCATCGACGCGCTGATCTCGGCCAGCGGCAAATGTCTCGAAGGGGTGCCGGGGATGGGGTTCGCGATCGTCCGGCGCGACGCGCTCGACGCGAGCGAGGGCAACTCGCCGTCGCTCGCGCTCGACCTCCACGATCAGTACGCGTATCTGCGCAAGACGGGGCAATGGCGCTTCACACCGCCGACGCACGTGATTGCCGCGCTGCGCGCCGCGCTCGACCAGTACCTCGCCGAAGGCGGCCAGCCGGCGCGGGGCGCACGTTATGCGGACAACTGCCGGACACTGGTCGACTCGATGCGCGCGCTCGGCTTCGTGCCGTTCCTCGACGCGAGCGTGCAGGCGCCGGTCATCGTCACGTTTCACGCGCCCGACCATCCGGCCTACGATTTCCGCCGCTTCTACGACGCGGTGCGCGGCGCGGGCTTCATCCTGTATCCGGGCAAGCTCACGCGGCTCGAGACGTTCCGCGTCGGCTGCATCGGCGCGATCGATGCGGGCGATATCCGGCGTGCGGTCGCCGCGATCGCGGCCGCGGTCGAATCGCTCGGCATCGCGATGCAGCCCGCATGA